Proteins encoded by one window of Castor canadensis chromosome 2, mCasCan1.hap1v2, whole genome shotgun sequence:
- the Disp2 gene encoding protein dispatched homolog 2, with protein MAPEASPERSCSLHSCPLEDPSGSAGQAPTASTLQAVDPTSPLAPGHFSFSRAPQEYQEGSSLLGLGDQAALCSHGSNFSPSSIPSQRDGVWKPPSMQHHVVSVRQERAFRMPKSYSQLIAEWPMTVLLLCLAVILLCTLAGMLGGQMPDFAQPLLGFEPRDTDVGRKLEVWKALQALTGPKKLLTLSPDPELNSSNFHSTLSPVAWGLPQESVVRARRMVEPPEDKGQENFFCGPPEKSHAKLVFVSTSGGSLWNLHAIHAMCRIEQEQIRSHPHFGALCQRTAANECCPSWSLGNYLAVLSNRSSCLDTTPADAARTLTLLRSCAPYYHRGVLVPACLGTGQDRPPYCAQVPTKCSRSSAVYQLLHYLLDRDFLSPQTADYQVPSLKFSLLFLPALKGASMMDIYLDGLADVRDVSDNYTSVSGMDLGLKQELLKHYLALDTVYPLLAMVAIFFSIALYLRSLFITLMVLLGVLGSLMVAFFLYHVAFRMAYFPFVNLAAVVLLSSVCVNHTLIFFDLWRLSKSQVPSGGLAQRVGRTMHHFGYLLLVSGLTTGAAFYGSYLSRLPAVRCFAVFMGTAVLVHMGLTLVWLPASAVLHERYLARGCVPRAQGPRGGSDPWRLVLALHRRLRGFRRAAAILSRLLFQRLLPCGVIKFRYIWICWFAALAAGGAYIGGVSPRLQLPILLPLGGQVFRPSHPFERFDAEYRQQFLFEQLPPSEGGQLPVVMVWGVLPVDTSDPLDPRSNSSLVTDPDFLPSSPEAQRWLLSLCHGARNQSFFGIQSQGGPTLCFMEALQNWVESPSCARLGPDFCCGQSEFPWAPQLFLHCLKMMALEQGPDGTRDLGLRFDAHGNLAALVLQFQTNFQYSPEYGQVHHFYTEVSHWLATELGRAPPGLRRGWFTSHLELYSLQHSLSTEPAVVLGLALALAFATLLLGTWNVPLSLFSVAAVAGTVLLTVGLLVLLEWQLNTAEALFLSASVGLSVDLTVNYCISYHLCPHPDRLSRVAFSLRQTSRATAVGTAALFASGVLMLPATVLLYRKLGIILMMVKFVSCGFASFFFQSLCCFFGPEKNCGQILWPCAHLPWDAGTEEPDEEKARPGGGIPGTCSEHYELQPLARRRSPSFDTSTATSKLSHRPSVLSEDLQLHDGNCCVRPPLAPASPRDLLLDHQAVFSQCPALQTSSPYKQAGPSPKSWVMQDSQGQKVESLQASPEAPAHSPKSKVEELPDGLCSSASTLEGLSVSDDTCLSTSEPSARMPDSMGASPEDLEDAGKPVLERGQLNGKRDTLWLALKETIYDPTLSNSHHSSLSWKGRGGPGDSSPVVLPNSQPDLPDVWLRRPSTHTSGYSS; from the exons ATGGCTCCTGAGGCAAGCCCAGAGAGGAGCTGCTCCCTGCACAGCTGTCCTCTTGAGGACCCTTCTGGCTCTGCTGGACAGGCACCAACAGCGTCTACCCTTCAGGCTGTAGACCCGACTAGTCCATTAGCACCTGGTCATTTTAGTTTTTCTCGAGCACCGCAAGAATATCAAGAAGGCAGTTCTCTACTAGGATTGGGAGACCAAGCAGCTCTGTGCTCCCATGGCTCCAACTTCAGCCCTTCCTCAATCCCCTCACAGCGTGATGGGGTCTGGAAGCCACCTTCTATGCAGCACCATGTGGTCAGTGTCAG gCAGGAACGAGCCTTCCGGATGCCAAAGAG CTATTCCCAGCTGATTGCTGAGTGGCCAATGACCGTGCTGCTGCTGTGTCTGGCTGTGATCCTTCTCTGCACACTGGCTGGAATGTTGGGAGGCCAGATGCCTGACTTCGCCCAGCCTTTACTG GGCTTTGAGCCTCGGGACACTGATGTTGGACGAAAGCTGGAGGTCTGGAAAGCACTGCAGGCCCTCACAGGCCCCAAAAAGCTGCTTACCCTTTCCCCAGACCCTGAACTGAACAG CTCGAACTTCCACAGTACTCTGAGCCCTGTGGCCTGGGGcctgccccaggagagtgtggtcCGAGCCCGGAGGATGGTAGAGCCCCCGGAGGACAAAGGGCAGGAAAACTTCTTCTGTGGACCCCCTG AGAAGAGCCATGCAAAGCTGGTGTTTGTGTCCACGTCGGGGGGCAGCCTGTGGAACCTGCATGCCATCCACGCCATGTGCCGCATTGAACAGGAACAG ATCCGTTCTCATCCCCACTTTGGGGCTCTGTGCCAGCGTACAGCAGCCAACGAGTGCTGCCCCAGTTGGTCCCTGGGCAACTATCTGGCTGTACTCTCCAACCGCTCCTCCTGCCTGGACACTACCCCAGCCGATGCGGCCCGCACACTGACCCTACTGAGGTCCTGCGCCCCCTATTACCATCGTGGTGTCCTGGTGCCGGCTTGCCTGGGAACCGGGCAGGACAGGCCCCCGTATTGTGCCCAGGTTCCTACCAAGTGCTCCAGGAGCAGTGCCGTCTACCAACTCCTGCACTACCTGCTAGACAGAGACTTTCTCAGTCCCCAAACTGCTGACTACCAGGTGCCCTCCCTCAAGTTCAGCCTGCTCTTCCTGCCCGCCCTGAAGGGGGCCTCCATGATGGACATCTACCTGGATGGCTTAGCTGATGTCCGGGACGTCTCTGACAACTATACATCGGTCAGCGGCATGGACCTGGGCCTCAAGCAGGAGCTGCTGAAGCACTACCTGGCGCTGGATACCGTGTACCCCTTGCTGGCTATGGTCGCCATCTTCTTCAGCATCGCCCTCTACCTGCGCTCGCTCTTCATCACGCTCATGGTACTGCTAGGGGTGCTAGGCTCCCTCATGGTGGCCTTCTTTCTTTACCACGTGGCCTTCCGCATGGCCTACTTCCCCTTCGTCAATCTAGCGGCCGTAGTCCTGCTCAGCAGCGTCTGCGTCAATCACACCCTCATCTTCTTCGACCTATGGCGCCTCAGCAAGAGCCAGGTGCCCTCTGGGGGGCTGGCGCAGCGTGTGGGGCGCACCATGCACCACTTTGGCTACCTGCTGCTGGTTTCGGGCCTCACCACCGGCGCGGCCTTCTACGGCAGCTACCTGAGCCGCCTGCCCGCGGTGCGCTGCTTCGCTGTCTTCATGGGCACGGCAGTGCTGGTGCACATGGGGCTCACGCTGGTCTGGCTGCCCGCCTCCGCCGTGCTCCACGAGCGCTACCTGGCGCGCGGCTGTGTGCCCCGGGCGCAGGGCCCGAGGGGCGGGAGCGACCCCTGGCGGCTGGTGCTGGCGTTGCACCGGCGGCTCCGCGGCTTTCGGAGGGCCGCGGCCATCCTCTCGCGCCTGCTCTTCCAGCGCCTGCTGCCCTGTGGCGTCATCAAGTTTCGGTACATCTGGATCTGCTGGTTCGCAGCCCTGGCGGCAGGGGGCGCCTACATCGGCGGCGTCAGCCCCCGCCTGCAGCTGCCGATTCTGCTGCCGCTCGGCGGCCAGGTCTTCCGGCCTAGCCACCCCTTTGAGCGCTTCGATGCCGAGTACCGCCAGCAGTTCCTGTTCGAGCAGCTGCCTCCAAGTGAGGGCGGCCAATTGCCAGTGGTTATGGTGTGGGGCGTCCTCCCAGTAGACACTAGCGACCCTCTGGACCCTCGCAGCAACAGCTCACTGGTGACCGACCCTGACTTCTTGCCCAGCAGCCCCGAGGCCCAGCGCTGGCTGCTGTCACTCTGCCACGGAGCCCGGAATCAGAGCTTCTTTGGCATCCAGTCCCAGGGTGGGCCCACGCTGTGCTTCATGGAGGCCCTCCAGAACTGGGTGGAAAGCCCCAGCTGTGCCCGCCTGGGGCCCGACTTCTGCTGTGGCCAATCAGAGTTCCCCTGGGCCCCCCAGCTTTTCCTGCACTGCCTCAAGATGATGGCTCTGGAACAAGGCCCCGATGGCACCCGTGACCTGGGACTTCGCTTTGATGCCCATGGCAACCTGGCTGCCCTGGTCCTGCAGTTCCAGACAAATTTCCAGTACAGTCCAGAGTACGGCCAGGTCCACCACTTCTACACTGAGGTCAGCCACTGGCTGGCCACTGAACTGGGCAGGGCACCTCCAGGTCTCCGTCGTGGTTGGTTCACCAGTCATCTGGAACTGTACAGCCTGCAGCACAGCCTAAGCACTGAGCCTGCTGTGGTGCTGGGCCTGGCTCTGGCACTGGCCTTTGCCACACTGCTGCTGGGCACCTGGAATGTACCACTCAGTCTGTTCTCTGTGGCAGCTGTGGCAGGCACCGTACTGCTCACTGTGGGACTCCTGGTTCTACTAGAGTGGCAACTCAACACTGCTGAGgccctctttctctctgcctcagtgGGCCTCTCCGTAGACCTCACTGTCAACTATTGCATCTCCTATCACCTGTGCCCACACCCTGACCGCCTGAGCCGCGTGGCCTTCTCACTGCGCCAGACCAGCCGTGCCACAGCAGTGGGGACTGCAGCCCTGTTTGCATCTGGTGTGCTCATGTTGCCTGCCACGGTGCTGCTCTATCGCAAGCTGGGCATCATCCTTATGATGGTTAAGTTCGTTAGCTGCGGCTTTGCCAGCTTCTTCTTCCAATCTCTGTGCTGTTTCTTCGGGCCAGAAAAGAACTGTGGGCAGATCCTGTGGCCCTGTGCCCACCTGCCATGGGATGCAGGGACTGAGGAGCCTGACGAGGAGAAGGCACGACCAGGGGGAGGGATACCTGGGACCTGCTCAGAGCACTACGAGCTTCAGCCCCTGGCACGGCGCCGAAGTCCCAGCTTCGACACCAGCACAGCCACCAGCAAGTTGTCCCACAGGCCCTCGGTGCTCTCTGAGGATCTGCAGCTGCACGATGGCAACTGCTGTGTCCGGCCCCCGCTAGCCCCTGCCTCCCCGAGAGATCTGCTCCTGGACCACCAGGCAGTCTTCAGCCAGTGTCCAGCCCTGCAGACCTCCTCCCCCTATAAGCAGGCTGGTCCCAGCCCCAAAAGCTGGGTCATGCAGGACTCCCAAGGGCAGAAAGTTGAGTCCCTGCAGGCCTCACCAGAAGCCCCTGCCCACTCACCCAAGTCCAAGGTCGAAGAGCTCCCTGATGGCCTCTGTTCCTCAGCCAGCACCCTGGAGGGTCTCAGCGTCTCTGATGACACCTGCCTCAGCACTTCTGAGCCTAGTGCCCGCATGCCGGATTCCATGGGGGCCTCCCCAGAAGACTTGGAAGATGCAGGGAAGCCAGTACTTGAGCGAGGCCAACTGAACGGGAAGCGTGACACCCTGTGGCTGGCACTGAAGGAGACCATCTACGACCCAACCCTGTCCAACTCCCACCACAGCAGCTTGTCCTGGAAGGGCCGTGGCGGGCCAGGGGATAGTAGCCCTGTGGTGCTGCCCAACAGCCAGCCAGATCTGCCAGATGTTTGGCTGCGCAGGCCAAGCACTCACACCTCAGGCTACAGCAGCTGA